The following nucleotide sequence is from Fusobacterium sp. SYSU M8D902.
AGAGTTTTAGGAATAGATCCAGGTACTGCGATTGTAGGTTTTTCTATTCTCGATTTTGAAAACAGTAAGTTTAAAGTTATTGATTATGGGTGTGTGTATACTGATAAGGATCTTCCTATGGAGGAGCGTCTTTGTAAGATCTACTCTGAGCTTACAGAGATAATAAAAAGATATCAACCAACTGATATGGCAATAGAGGAGTTATTCTATTTTAAAAATAATAAAACTGTTATCTCTGTTGCTCAAGCTAGAGGTGTTATTATTCTCTGTGGAAATCAAAATAATCTTAAGATTAGTCACTATACACCTCTTCAAGTAAAAACAGGAATTACAGGATATGGAAAGGCTGAAAAAAAACAGGTACAGCTAATGGTTCAAAAAATCCTCTCACTTGGTGAGATTCCAAAACCAGATGATGCTGCTGATGCTTTAGCCATTGCTATCACACATATCAACTCTATAAATTCTGGTTTTTTCAGTAGAGGTTTAAATGATAAACTCAGCACAAAAAATCTTCCCAAAACTAAGATATCTGCTAAAGAGTATAGAGAACTAATTTTGAATGGAGGTAATTAATATGATAATTGAAACTTTAAAACAGATCCGTTCTCACAGAAGTTTTTGTAGAGAAAAAATCTCAATGGAAGCTCTTGAAAAAATGATTGAAAGTACAAGATACGCTTCTTCCACTAAAAATAGCCAAAAGATAAGATATGCCCTTATCAATGATGAAGAGCTTTGTAAACAGATATTTTCCTTTGTGAAGTTTGCTGGGGCTATATCTTGGAATCCAACACTTGAAGAAGCTCCAACTGCATATATTTTAATGTGTAGTGAAACACCCCTAACAAGTATAACTGAAAAAAATCTATACTTTGATATGGGAATTGCTTCACACAACATTCTTCTTGTGGCCAATGAGTTAGGATATGGTGGTTGTATTATTGGAGCTTACAATAGACCAGAGGTAGATAAATTAGTTCAACTTCCTGAAAGATACTCTTCACATATCTTACTTGCCTTAGGAAAACCTACAGATAAAATTCATATTGTAGATGCAATTAATAATGAGACAACTTACTACAGAGATGAGAATAATCAGCACTTTGTACCTAAATTATCCCTTGAAAACATTTCTTTACTAAAAAAGTAAAAAATAATTCTTGACTTTTTTACTAGGTTAATGTATAATTCAAGTATCCTTTCTTTTAAAGTATTTTAATTTACTTAATTAACAACAATATAAAAGCTGTCAGTGCATATAAAAATCTGACAGCTTTTATATTTTTTGGAAAATTTTTATTGATAATCTTGTATATAATTTAACTTTAATTTAAAAATATTTTTTTCTATCAATTGAGTTACAACTTGAGTATTTTTTATCTCAATTCTCTCTAAGAATATTAACTCTTCTAAGCTTAACACTCCTAAACTCAATAGTGAAAAATCTCCTATTTTTACTCTTATATCCCAATCTGTATCTACTATACTCACCTGTCCACTCTCATTTAGAGAAAAAACCCTATTATTATCAGATATAATATCATCTACAATAGATATTTTAAAAGTTATCCCTTTAATATTTAAATTCTCCAGTATTTTTTTAGGATCTAAAACTCTTCCCATTATAAATTGGTTTTCACTCTTATAGACTCTTTTCTGATTTTTAAAATAATATTCAATTCTCTCTCCCTCAGGAGTTTTTATCTCCAATTTAGGATAATACTCTCTAAAAGTTTTTATAAAGCTAAGTAGGTTCTCATACTCTCTCTTTCCCTTTGCAAATAGCTCTCTTACTGTTAATATATCTCCCCTATATAGAGCTACATATCCTCTTACTATTCCCTTTGAGTAAAGCATGTAGATATCTCCACCGTCACTTATTATCTCAGCTACCCAATTTTTATAGTAGTTCTCATCTCTCTCTACATATAAGGATCTATTTTTCATAACAAAATCATATACACTTATCAAATCACTATAAAGGGAACTCTCTATTTCCAATTTTACAATCTCAAACTCTCTATCTATCTTATCAAAACATATCTCTTTAGTTTCTAAAGAGAGTTTATTTAACTTTGTAATATATTCAAAACCATAACCTCTATAGATTTCTGGATTAATTGGAGATAAAAAAACCAGTGGCAAACCCTTTTCATAACTTTTTTTTAAACTTTCCTCCATTAATTTTCTCATATATCCCCTACCTCTATATTGAGGAGAGACTGCCACTCCTACTATATAGTTAGATGGAAAAATTTTCCCATTTATATTTAGCTTATATGGATTTTCATGTAGAGAAGCTCTTATACTTCCAGTCTCCTCTAAAACTAAAAACTTATTTTTGTCATATAGTTTAGTAAAATAAAAATCCACCTCTTCTTGGGAATCTTTAAAACACTCCTCCCAGATCTCTCTCGCTCTTTTATAATCGCTATCTATTCCATATCTTATCATTGTTTACCTCTTAAATATTACTTTTATTTTTCTTTTTATTATATTATAATTTAATTAGAGAAAAAAATCTATTATCTTTAGGAGGTTTTTAATGTTTAATTTTAATTATAAAATACAGAAAGAGGATATCAATTATGGTGGACATGTAGGAAATGAGAGAGCTCTTTTATTTTTCCAAATGGCTAGAATAGCTTTTTTCGAGTCTTTAGGTCTAAGTGAGTTGGATTTGGGAGAGGGAGCTGGTGTTATTCAAAAAAATAGTTTTGTAGAATACAACAAACAGCTATTTTTAGATGAAAATATCTCTATAACAATCAAGAATATTGAATTTTCTAAGACAAGTTTCAATATTTTTTATGATATTTTTAATGAAAATAGGGACATTGTTATAAGTGGATCTACTCTTTTAGTTTGTTTTGATTATTCAAGTCATAAAATAAAAAGAGTGCCTGAGTCATTTAAAATGAAAACTCTTTCACTTTCTGAGGAGATGTAAATATGAATATACTTGTCAGTGCTTGTTTACTTGGAGTAGCTTGTAGATATGATGGGAAGTCCAAAGAGGTAGCAAAAATAGTGGAGCTTTTAAAATCTCACACCTTGATACCTGTCTGTCCTGAACAGCTTGGAGGTCTTGCAACACCGAGAACTCCTTCTGAAAGAAAATATGATAAAGTTATCAATAAAGATGGAGTTGATGTCACTTTTGAATATGAAAAAGGAGCTGAAGAAGCTCTTAAAATAGCTAAACTATATAAATGTTCACTAGCTATTCTAAAAGAAAAAAGTCCCTCTTGTGGTTGTGGACAAATCTATGATGGTAGTTTTACAAAAAATTTGATATCTGGAAATGGTACCACAACTGATTTATTATTAAAAAACAATATAAAAGTTATCTCTGAAAATTCAGATGAAGTAAAAAATCTTTAATATTAGGGTCTATTGTATTATTAGGATCTTGTAAACTACCATAAGAGTAATAATAAGTAACATCTCTAGTGAATAATTTTCCATCTCTCCTCCTTAAAAATTTTTTTTATTTTTTAAACTATTTTCAACTTTTTTAAGTCAAAATAGTATGGGATAATTTTATTATAACATAGTTATCTTTTTAGTTGAATATTTTTTTGATTAAAATTAAAATATCAACATTTATTTTAGGTGATACAGTGAAAAAGAATTTTTTAATTTTATTACTCTTTAGTTTGAGTGTTCTCAGTTTCTCTTCTACAAAAACAGCATTTGAAGCTCAATTAGTAGAAAAACAAGGGGTATTATACTACAAAAATAGTAAAACTCCCTTTACTGGAAGAGTTATTTCAAAGAAAGATAGGAACTACTACTTAAATGGAAAAGCCAATGGAAAATGGCTAACATTTTACCCCAATGGAAATCTAAAATCTATTGAGAATTGGAAAAATGGAAAACTTTTTGGTAGATTCGTACTTTATCAAGAGAATGGAACTAAAGTTTTTGAAACAACCTATTTAAATGGAAAAGATAATGGGGCATACTTACTTTTTCATAAAAATGGAGTCTTACAAATTCAAGGTGCCTTTTCTAACGGTGTTCCAAAGGGAACTTGGAAATACTACAACAACAAAGGAAAGTTGGTTGGAAAAGCTGTGTACCCTGATAAATAGCTATTCTAATACTTGGGAAAGTTTTATATAATTTTTATAAGGGGGTCTTCAATGAAGCTCATATTAAGTAAAATTTTAAATACTTCTGTCTTAGTTTCTCCTAAGAAAGCATTACAATTATATAAGATAATTGTAGAAAGAATAAAGAATGGAAAAAATGTAAATATAGATTTTTTAGGAATACAAGCTACTACACTATCTTTTTTATATATTGTTTTCAGTAATGTAGCAAAAGAGTGTGAAAAAAATTCTAAAGAATTAAAACAATTAATTTCAATTTCTAATGCATCACACAATTTAATTGAAGAGATGAAATATCTTAGAGATAACTATAAACAACTTAGTTTAAAATTCTCTGCACTTGAATATAGCTACTCTTAAAAAAATTAAATATAATAGAAAAGGAAAAAAGTTACTTCTAATCGTCAATGATTTTCAATAACTTTTTTCCTTTTTTTATCTAAATTCTAATATTTTTTATGTATACTCAACTATTCTTTTCTCTAAAATGCTTTTCTGGACATCTATTACTCTCTGATTTCTACTTCCCTTCCACTTCTGATTTAAGTCCTTTTGCTCAAGGATAAATCTTCCATCCACAAGGACATCACAAAGTGATATTAGTGCTAATCTTTTAGGATCCTCTTGTAACTGTTCCCAAGTAAAACCACTCCACATCCAGACATCTTTATCTGGAAATCTCTTTTTAAATTTTTGCAAAAGCTCTGTCAATGGCTCTACATTCATATGATAAGTTGGATCTCCACCTAAAAGTGATAATCCCCTTGCTGTTTTTCCATATTTTTCAAAATATAAAAATATCTCATCCTCTTCTTTTTGAGTAAATGGTTTTCCATAGTCTGGTTCCCAAGTATCTTTGTTAAAGCATCCCTTGCATCTGTGAGTACAGCCACTCACAAATAGACTAACTCTTATCCCTTTTCCATTTATCATATCTGAGTATTTTATTCCAGAATAATTCATTTTCCATCTCCTAGTTATGTTTTACTCTACTTATTATCTCTTTCTGTTTTCCTTTGTTGAAAGGTCTTGCGTTTGGCTGACTCAAATATCCACACACTCTTCTAATTACACTCATCTTATCATTTTCATGATTCCCACATTGTGGACACTCAAATCCTCTTTCAGTTGCTAAGAACTCTCCTTTAAATCCACAAACATGGCATTTATCTACAGGCTGGTTGATTCCCATATAGTGAATTCCCACCTCTTTAGCATATTTTAAAATTCCATGTATTGCTTCAAGGTTATTTTTTAAAGAGTCTGTCTCTATATAACTTATATGCCCACCTCTTGAGTATTTATGCCCTAGAGCTTCCAATCTCAATTTTTCAAATGGATTGATATTTATATGAGAAGATACGTGGAAAGAGTTGTCATAGTAACCCTTATCTGTTATTCCCTCTATATCTCCAAACTCCTCTTTATCTATTCTTGCAAATCTATCACAAAGAGATTCAGAAGGTGTTCCATATAGAGCAAATCCTAAATTAGTCTCTTTTTTGAACTGATCCACTTTTTCTGAAATATATTTTAAAATATTAAATGTTTTTTCATAAATCTCATCACTATATGCAAAATCCTCTCCATAAAGTAATTGAGAAACTTCACTAAGTCCTATATAACCTATTGAAACTGTAGCATATCCTCCCCAAATAAGATCTTGGATTGTTTCCTTAGGTTGTTTTTCTGCTAAAGCTCCTGATAACCATAGAATAGGTGCCATCTCTGCTTGAGTTTTCTCTAAATAGTGAGCTCTGAATACTGAGTTTTCTTTACACATCTCCATAACTCTATCTAGCTCTTTATAGAATCCAGCTTCATCTCCCTTATTTTTTATAGCTATTCTAGGTAGGTTTATTGTAGTTGCTCCTATATTAAATCTTCCTGAATATATCTCCTCTCCTTTTTCATTAAACCAAGGTGATAAGAAGGCTCTACACCCCATAGGATAAACTACTGTTCCCTTTTCTAATTGCTCCTTTGTAATGAATAAAATATCTGGATATACAGATTTTGTCATACATTCAAATCCAAGTTTTGCAATATCCCAGTTAGGATCTCCCTCATCTAAGTTTAATCCTTCACACATTGCAAAAACTATTTTTGGGAATATAGCTGTCTCTTTTTTAGCTCCAAACCCATCCATTCTAGTTCTAAATACAAACTCTTGAACAAGTTTACCCTCCCAAGAAGTCTCTGTTCCTATTCCTATTGTTGTAAAAGGTGTCTGACCATTTACAGTTGATAGAGAGTTGATCTCATACTCTAATCCTTGCATAGCTTGCTTTACAGACTCTCTAGTCAAATCACAGCTATACTCATAAGCTAGTGGATATTTCTCCTTTAGCTCCATATTAGAATACTCTATATTTCCCTTTTCTAAAACCTCTTTAGAAATCTCTTCACTAACTCTCTCCACATATTTTAAACCTTTTGTAAAATGCTTTTTAAAGCTTTTCTTAATATATGGAACTAGGGCTCTATCTAAATATGGGATTGAACACCCTCCATAAGTATTTGATGATACAGAAGCTATAATTTGAACTATGTGTCCTACTGCTACATCTACAGAGTTTGGCTCTAACATCTTAGCATTTCCAATATTACATCCACCTTTTAACATTCTCTCTATATGAACAAGCTCACAGTTTGTCTCTTTAAACAAAAGATAATCCAAATCATGAATATGGATCTCACCTGTTTCATGTGCTTTCTTTAAATGTTTAGGTAAAACTTTATTTAAATAGTAATCCTTTGATGATATCCCTGCTAAAAGATCTCTCTGTACAGAGATTGTTTTTGCATCTTTATTTGCATTCTCACTTAAAATATCTTCATTTGAGGCATCTACTAATTCAGAAATATTTTTATATATTCCTTTTTCTTTATTTCTTATCTCTGTCTTTATAGCTCTATAACTTTGGTAAGCTATAGCTATATCCTTCTCACTAGAAGCCATTAATTTTTTTACAACTATATCTTGTATATCCTCAACATGCATTCTCTTATTATCCAAATTCTGAATCTGTGTTGCAATCTTCTCTACAAGTTCCTCATTAACTGTTCCAGAACTCTGTTTAAAAGCCATTGTCATAGCTCTTACAATTCTATTTTTATCAAAATCTACAACAGTTCCGTCTCTTTTTATAACTTCTTTCATCTATATCAACCTCACTAATTTTTTACCTAAGTTATTATACAACCTTTTTATAAAAATTAAAAATATATACAATATATAGTGGTAAAATTAAAAATCCTACCACTATATAGTAGCAGGATCTATTATCTCTCATATTTTTAATCTGAGGGGCTTAAAAAATTTTTTCCTCTAGTGTCAAATATAATTTATATATAATGATGCAATTTTTCTTAAAATTTTTTTTATTTTTCATTATATAGTGCTAAAATTTCTAAATACTCTTTTCTTATCTCTTCACGTAACTGCTTTGGTTCTAATATCTCAGCTTCCTTAGAAAACTGTCTAAAGTAAAGCTTTGCATTCTCATTAGCTACCTCAAACCAATAGATATCTCCATCTTTTTTTACAAGTTTTGGTCTATAGTTAGTCAAGCTTTTTAAAAGACTCTCCCCCTCTTCACTCAGTCTAACTTTTACTATATTCCCATTTCCTAAAAATGGGTCAAAGTTCTTTCTCATATTCTCTATATATTTTTTATCTTTACCTTTAATTTTTTCATCAAGTATAGATATGATCTCAAGCTCTTTCAATTTATAGTTAGCATACTCCTTCTTCTCTTCATTATAACAGAACAGAAAGTTTTCATCCCCTCTCTCCTCCCGTTTTATAAAATAAGGCTCTACACTAACAACACTTTTCATATATTTAATTTTTAGCTTTTTTTTCTCTTTGATAGCTTCTAAAATGCTCTTTACTCTATCTTCAAATATAAATATCTCTCTCTGATACTTAAATTTTGAGGTATATAATTCAAACAGCTCTCTGAAGTATTCAGCTTCTACATCCACTTCATTAGCCCTTAAAACATCATAGTATATCTCTCTATTTGAAACATTTAAATCAAATTGTATTATCTTTTTCAATGGACGCCCTTGAGATTCTAAAAGTTTTTCTACTTCCATTTTCTTACTATATTTAAATCTCTCCAGAATATAGTTACACAACTTGTTATTATTTATACCAAACTCCTCAGTATCATTCTTCATAAGACGCCATATATCCTCTGGAACAGTCACTCTAATCTTCTTCATATTTTTTCCCCCACTACAATGGTCTTTCATTATTATAACACATTCAAGCTTTTTAATAAATATGATTCCATATTTTTAATAACAGAAGAGGGATGTTGTAAATTTCAACATCCCTTTATCATTTCTAACATTTTTTTTAAAAAATTTTTCTTTTTTAAACCAAGCTTCTCTCTCAATACTTTTTTCGCCTTATTATTTGGACAGATATTACAAAGTTTGGCATGACATAAACTACAATTATTTTCTAGTTTTTTCAGTCTCTCTTGATATCCCTCTAGCTCCTGCATAAAAATCTCCTATTTTAATTCCCATCTCTATATCTAAAATAACTATTTTTACCCATTTTTTTAGCTTGATATAGAGCTTTATCAGCTTTCTTATATAACTCTTCAAATGTAAATCCATCATCTGGTGCTACAGCTACTCCTATCGAAGCTGTTATTTTAACCTCTTTTGTTTCATTGGTATAAGTTTTTTCTAAAGAACTTCTTAAATCCTCTATCAATCTCTCTGCATCAAAATATGAAGTTATATTTGTCAAAAGAAGTACAAACTCATCTCCACCAAGTCTTCCTATAATATCACTAGCTCTGAACTTACTCCTCAACATTGTAGCAACTTCTATTAAAACCTGATCTCCACACCAGTGTCCTAGGGTATCATTTAATCTCTTATAGTTATCTAAATCTAATAAAACAAATACCTGTTTTATCTCATTTTCTCTATTACTAATAAGTATTTTATTTATCTTATTTTTTAATGTTGTAGCATTGTATATTCCTGTTAATCCATCTTTTTCTGCTCTATTTTTTAGTTCAATCTCTTGATGTTTTTTACTATCTATGTCATTAATAACAAATAAAACTTTTAAACTATCTTGAATATTTATCTTATAAATTATACAAGATACCCATTTATATATATCATTAGTCTTATATAAAAACTCTATCTCATACAGCTCTTTTTGATCAAGAAATACTTTATTCAGATTTTTTACTGAAATCTTATCTAAAACAAATAAAAGGTGCTCATCCTTTACATTTTTTAAAATATTATCTTGTAAAAATCTATCTAAATTCAATTGAGTCTCTTCACCATTGATTTCTATCACTTGGTTATCTTTTAAATCTACTTTTGCATAGAGTAGTGAGTTTTCTACTAATTTATCATAAACTTCTAATTTTCTCTTAATCTCTTTCTCTTTCTTTTTAGCTTCAGTAATATTAGCTACTATTCCAATAGTAGTTAGTATTCTGTTGTAATTATCATATGTATTTAATAAAAGAATGTTGTACCAACTCTCTATTCCATCAACAACAACTTTTATATCAGCTTCACTATTTTTTCTTCTATAGTTATTTAAAAATAGATCATTTAAACTATCTTGACTCTCTTTAGCTACAATTCCTTTATCTATAAAGCTTTGAGGTACTGCTTTTATAACTTTTTTATCAAAGAGAGGAGTTAAAAAATTAGTTTTTAATGTAATCTCTTTATAGAAATTATCATATGTAAATACCATATGATTAGAGTGCTCAGCTGCTGTACATAAAATATCTATATTTTCATCTGCTTTTTTTTGTGCTTCTTTTATATCCTCGGTAGTTCTTCTATTATATAGATAAACACAGATCAACATAACTATAAAACAGATTATTGTCACTATCTCATCTGTCAAAGCTAACTCATTTATTAAAGTAACTCTCTCTTTCATCAAAGAGTCTCCACTTTCAGAGACAAGATATCCCTTCATCTCTCTCAATGGTGTATAGTACCCATAGTAAGTTATACCATCTTTTTTATATCTAAATTCTCCCTCTTTTTTACTTAAAAATTTATTTTTTATACGCTCTATTTTTTTATCATTAACTTTAGCTTCTTTTAAGTATTGCCAAAAATTTATGTCAGTATCATTATTTTGAAATTTGTTTATATATGTTCCAGAAGTATCTAAGATATAAGTTTTATTATTTTCATCATTTTCTAATTTAATATTAGATATTTTTTCAATAGTCTTAAAATGAAAAACTCCATATACCACTCCAATTATCTTATTTTTTATTTTTTTAGAATAGATTGGATAGGAGATAATTTGAACATATTTTCCATTTTCAACTTTAGATGAAATAACTCCTGAAAGTCCGACCTCTCCCTTAATTGATTTCTTAAAATAACTTCTATCTGCTATATTAACCTTATTTCCCAAATTATCACAAGCATTTCCATTTTCATCTGTTACACCTATAAAATCATAATAAGTTAACTCTTTAGAAAATTGAAGCATCTTTATTATCTCTGGAGTATCAAACTCCCCGTACTCGCTTACTAATTTACCTATATTTTCTAAATCATTAATCATATCATCAATTATTAATTTAGTGTCTAATACCTTGTGTTTTGCATAATTTTTTAAATTTAGTTTGAAATACTTTATCTCTTCCTCTTTTATTTTTCCTCTAAATGAGTAAAAAGATAAAACATTCCCCAATAATGCTAATAAAATAACAATGATAAAATTTCTATTTTTTCTTATAATCCCCTTCATCTTTTTGCCCCTAAATTCTTTTAATTATGTTAAATTATACCAAACATCTCATATATATTCAAGTGATTTTTAATTTTATATACAATAAAATTTTACGGACAAAGTGATAATTAAAAGTTTTATCCTTTGACTATCACCTTGTCCGTTAGATTAAATTGTATTACTATAATAAACTTTATCATTTTGATCTTTTATTAAAAATTTAATTTTTTGATTATATAGTTCTTTAGGGATTGGTACTTCTGTTTCTATAAGAGATTTTCCCTCTCTTGCAGACATTCCTAACTTTCCTTTTAATCCATCTATTGATCTCCTTGAAACTATTTCATAGGAAAATTTTGAAGAGGTATTACCTATATTTTCCAAATTTATTTTTACTAAAATACTTTTCTGTCCTCTCTTAATATCTATTTTATCTATCTTATTTTTGATAAGACTCTCTCCCTTAGTTCCATATATTGGAACTCCTATCTCTGTTATTAGGTTAACATTTGTCAATCTACTGCTTTTATCCTCATTTTTTATTTCATAAGGTACCTCTTTAAATACAACATAACTTTTGTATTCACCATCTATATACTTAGAATTTGGTTTTACTCTAAAACGTACAGTCTGTCTTCCCCCTGCTTTTATAAAGATTTTTTTAGGGAATATAACTATATCATCATTTAGATTATAGTTTTCACCAAACCTCTTATCTCCTTCTATATAAGCTTCTAATCTCATTGGTTCAGTTGTATTATTAGTTATATATATCTCATTGGTACTTACTTTTGTCAATTCCACTTCATATCTAGTTGGAACTACTGAAAAATTTAAAGAGTAGGCTATTGCTATATTGATAATAAATAAAATTATATATAAAAATTTCTTCATTAATTTCTCCTCTTAATATATTAAAAAGTCTGAATTTACAGACTTTTTTAATTAATCATATAAAGCTTTTATTGTCATTTCTCCTCTATAGCTTCCCTCTTTTTGATCTACTGCTGCTGAAGTCCATCCACCAATAGAGAATAATTTTTTCCCTTCATTTAAAACAAGATTCTCAGCTAAATTTTCTCCACCCTCTGCTACTACTCCTAATCTTGCTTCCATTTTCTCATTTTTAGCACTTCCTTCACCAGTAGTCATAGTTACATGGTGTACTGCTTCTGTTGTTCCTAATTGAGTATACCCTCCTGAAACATCTGTTTTTATAAAAACTTTAATATTTTCTCCAGGTGTTCCCTTTATTTCAAATAATCCTAAAGTTTCTGAATATTTATTCTCTTGTCCTGGAGTTATTAATCCAAAATCTACATGATTGATTACATTCATCTCTAAAGGTTTAATTACCTTTGCTGTTACATTAACTTTTCCCTCTACTGCTCCTGTATTTTGTGAAAAAGCTAATCCCTGTACTAATAAAAATCCCACTAATAATAATTTTTTCATTTTTTATTCCTCCCTAATATTTTTCAAAAAAAAATGCAACTGAGATTAAACTTTATAATTTAATCTTAGTTGCAACTGGCTACCATTTTAAAGGCCCTATAGCTTTGCGTCATAGCATTTCTACTACTTTGCCAATATTTATATTACTAGTATAGTATATCAAAGTTGTGTACTATATGTCAAGTTTTTTTCTAAATAAATATTTTTCCCATCTTTATCTTTTATATACAGTTTTAGTTTTTTATAATCTTTATTTTTCAACTTAACAGATAATGTTATCTCTTTTTTTCCTCTTCTCAGAGAGTTTCCATATCTTCCTGATAAGATCTCCTCTCCACTTTCATTTTCCAAAGAATATATTAACTTTTCACTGCTGTTTCCATTCGATATTACATCTGTGTTTATTGTAATAACTCCCTTTTTATAACTTACCTCTTTTTCAATTACTTTAACATCTATTGTTTCCTCTCCTATATTCCCGGTAATACCTATTGCTAATTCAGTTATAAAAGAGA
It contains:
- a CDS encoding nitroreductase family protein translates to MIIETLKQIRSHRSFCREKISMEALEKMIESTRYASSTKNSQKIRYALINDEELCKQIFSFVKFAGAISWNPTLEEAPTAYILMCSETPLTSITEKNLYFDMGIASHNILLVANELGYGGCIIGAYNRPEVDKLVQLPERYSSHILLALGKPTDKIHIVDAINNETTYYRDENNQHFVPKLSLENISLLKK
- a CDS encoding DUF523 domain-containing protein; translated protein: MNILVSACLLGVACRYDGKSKEVAKIVELLKSHTLIPVCPEQLGGLATPRTPSERKYDKVINKDGVDVTFEYEKGAEEALKIAKLYKCSLAILKEKSPSCGCGQIYDGSFTKNLISGNGTTTDLLLKNNIKVISENSDEVKNL
- the ruvC gene encoding crossover junction endodeoxyribonuclease RuvC, coding for MRVLGIDPGTAIVGFSILDFENSKFKVIDYGCVYTDKDLPMEERLCKIYSELTEIIKRYQPTDMAIEELFYFKNNKTVISVAQARGVIILCGNQNNLKISHYTPLQVKTGITGYGKAEKKQVQLMVQKILSLGEIPKPDDAADALAIAITHINSINSGFFSRGLNDKLSTKNLPKTKISAKEYRELILNGGN
- a CDS encoding thioesterase family protein → MFNFNYKIQKEDINYGGHVGNERALLFFQMARIAFFESLGLSELDLGEGAGVIQKNSFVEYNKQLFLDENISITIKNIEFSKTSFNIFYDIFNENRDIVISGSTLLVCFDYSSHKIKRVPESFKMKTLSLSEEM
- a CDS encoding WYL domain-containing protein; translation: MKKIRVTVPEDIWRLMKNDTEEFGINNNKLCNYILERFKYSKKMEVEKLLESQGRPLKKIIQFDLNVSNREIYYDVLRANEVDVEAEYFRELFELYTSKFKYQREIFIFEDRVKSILEAIKEKKKLKIKYMKSVVSVEPYFIKREERGDENFLFCYNEEKKEYANYKLKELEIISILDEKIKGKDKKYIENMRKNFDPFLGNGNIVKVRLSEEGESLLKSLTNYRPKLVKKDGDIYWFEVANENAKLYFRQFSKEAEILEPKQLREEIRKEYLEILALYNEK
- a CDS encoding GNAT family N-acetyltransferase, translated to MIRYGIDSDYKRAREIWEECFKDSQEEVDFYFTKLYDKNKFLVLEETGSIRASLHENPYKLNINGKIFPSNYIVGVAVSPQYRGRGYMRKLMEESLKKSYEKGLPLVFLSPINPEIYRGYGFEYITKLNKLSLETKEICFDKIDREFEIVKLEIESSLYSDLISVYDFVMKNRSLYVERDENYYKNWVAEIISDGGDIYMLYSKGIVRGYVALYRGDILTVRELFAKGKREYENLLSFIKTFREYYPKLEIKTPEGERIEYYFKNQKRVYKSENQFIMGRVLDPKKILENLNIKGITFKISIVDDIISDNNRVFSLNESGQVSIVDTDWDIRVKIGDFSLLSLGVLSLEELIFLERIEIKNTQVVTQLIEKNIFKLKLNYIQDYQ
- a CDS encoding DUF4325 domain-containing protein, with protein sequence MKLILSKILNTSVLVSPKKALQLYKIIVERIKNGKNVNIDFLGIQATTLSFLYIVFSNVAKECEKNSKELKQLISISNASHNLIEEMKYLRDNYKQLSLKFSALEYSYS
- the nrdG gene encoding anaerobic ribonucleoside-triphosphate reductase activating protein, translating into MNYSGIKYSDMINGKGIRVSLFVSGCTHRCKGCFNKDTWEPDYGKPFTQKEEDEIFLYFEKYGKTARGLSLLGGDPTYHMNVEPLTELLQKFKKRFPDKDVWMWSGFTWEQLQEDPKRLALISLCDVLVDGRFILEQKDLNQKWKGSRNQRVIDVQKSILEKRIVEYT
- the nrdD gene encoding anaerobic ribonucleoside-triphosphate reductase, with the protein product MKEVIKRDGTVVDFDKNRIVRAMTMAFKQSSGTVNEELVEKIATQIQNLDNKRMHVEDIQDIVVKKLMASSEKDIAIAYQSYRAIKTEIRNKEKGIYKNISELVDASNEDILSENANKDAKTISVQRDLLAGISSKDYYLNKVLPKHLKKAHETGEIHIHDLDYLLFKETNCELVHIERMLKGGCNIGNAKMLEPNSVDVAVGHIVQIIASVSSNTYGGCSIPYLDRALVPYIKKSFKKHFTKGLKYVERVSEEISKEVLEKGNIEYSNMELKEKYPLAYEYSCDLTRESVKQAMQGLEYEINSLSTVNGQTPFTTIGIGTETSWEGKLVQEFVFRTRMDGFGAKKETAIFPKIVFAMCEGLNLDEGDPNWDIAKLGFECMTKSVYPDILFITKEQLEKGTVVYPMGCRAFLSPWFNEKGEEIYSGRFNIGATTINLPRIAIKNKGDEAGFYKELDRVMEMCKENSVFRAHYLEKTQAEMAPILWLSGALAEKQPKETIQDLIWGGYATVSIGYIGLSEVSQLLYGEDFAYSDEIYEKTFNILKYISEKVDQFKKETNLGFALYGTPSESLCDRFARIDKEEFGDIEGITDKGYYDNSFHVSSHININPFEKLRLEALGHKYSRGGHISYIETDSLKNNLEAIHGILKYAKEVGIHYMGINQPVDKCHVCGFKGEFLATERGFECPQCGNHENDKMSVIRRVCGYLSQPNARPFNKGKQKEIISRVKHN
- a CDS encoding toxin-antitoxin system YwqK family antitoxin, whose amino-acid sequence is MKKNFLILLLFSLSVLSFSSTKTAFEAQLVEKQGVLYYKNSKTPFTGRVISKKDRNYYLNGKANGKWLTFYPNGNLKSIENWKNGKLFGRFVLYQENGTKVFETTYLNGKDNGAYLLFHKNGVLQIQGAFSNGVPKGTWKYYNNKGKLVGKAVYPDK